One window of the Pseudomonadota bacterium genome contains the following:
- a CDS encoding NAD-glutamate dehydrogenase produces the protein MVTDDMPFLVDSLVMELNRHGATIHLMVHPILHVVREAKGLLIEIADPTTKGARAESIIHVEIDRETDPGEISVLRDDLGRVLADVRTAVEDRPAMRAALARATQSFGTIPSKALSGDPIEELRAFLEWLAEGNFTLLGCRDHVRDVPGADLRPVAGSGLGIWRDPPAGSQDRPGHGPAESLGASCDAGPVLTTSAAITPVVITKASTRSTVHRPSYLDYIGVRRFGDDERITGELGFLGLHVSAVYQGDPKAIPLLRHKIEAVMGRAAFASEGHSARALQYILESYPRDELFQISLDELCETALGILHLQERPRVRLFVRRDPYGRFLSCLVFVPRDRYNTDLRERMQTILREAVNAFEVDFNVSLAESPLARIHFMARTRPEDVPAFEIGDIEARLAEATRSWADRLHEALIEAHGEEAGNDFSRRYRAAFPAAYREDYTARHAVHDIARIEAAAAGGHIELHLANVGGLAVPPGCRLRPGARG, from the coding sequence ATGGTCACCGACGATATGCCCTTCCTGGTGGACTCTCTGGTCATGGAGCTGAACCGCCATGGCGCGACCATCCACCTCATGGTCCACCCGATCTTGCACGTCGTGCGCGAAGCCAAGGGGCTCCTCATCGAGATCGCCGACCCCACGACCAAAGGCGCACGCGCGGAATCGATCATTCATGTGGAGATAGACCGGGAAACGGACCCAGGCGAGATCTCGGTCCTGCGGGATGACCTGGGTCGCGTGCTCGCGGATGTACGCACGGCCGTCGAGGATCGGCCCGCGATGCGCGCGGCGCTCGCCCGGGCTACCCAGTCGTTCGGCACCATTCCCTCGAAGGCCCTATCCGGCGACCCGATCGAAGAGTTGCGGGCCTTTCTCGAGTGGCTCGCAGAGGGCAATTTCACCCTGCTCGGCTGCCGCGATCATGTACGGGACGTACCCGGCGCCGATCTCCGTCCCGTCGCGGGATCGGGGCTCGGGATCTGGCGCGACCCGCCCGCGGGGTCTCAAGACCGGCCGGGGCACGGACCGGCCGAGTCGCTGGGAGCCTCGTGCGACGCAGGTCCGGTACTCACCACGTCCGCGGCGATCACGCCCGTGGTCATCACCAAGGCGAGCACGCGCTCGACGGTCCATCGCCCGAGCTACCTCGACTACATCGGGGTGCGGCGCTTCGGGGACGACGAGCGGATCACAGGCGAGCTGGGCTTCCTGGGCCTGCACGTCTCCGCGGTCTACCAGGGCGATCCCAAGGCCATCCCGCTCTTGCGCCACAAGATCGAGGCTGTCATGGGGCGTGCCGCGTTCGCCTCGGAGGGCCACTCCGCCCGGGCGTTACAGTATATCCTCGAGTCCTATCCGCGCGACGAGCTCTTCCAGATCTCGCTGGACGAGCTATGCGAAACCGCCTTGGGGATCCTGCATCTGCAAGAACGGCCGCGCGTGCGGCTGTTCGTGCGCCGCGACCCCTACGGCCGGTTTCTGTCGTGCCTGGTATTCGTGCCGCGTGACCGTTACAACACCGATCTCCGCGAGCGCATGCAGACGATCCTGCGCGAGGCCGTCAACGCCTTTGAAGTTGACTTCAACGTGTCGCTCGCCGAGTCGCCGCTGGCGCGCATCCATTTCATGGCCCGCACCCGTCCCGAGGACGTCCCGGCCTTCGAGATCGGCGACATCGAAGCGCGCCTCGCGGAGGCCACGCGCTCGTGGGCCGATCGGCTGCACGAGGCCCTCATCGAGGCCCACGGGGAGGAGGCGGGCAACGACTTTTCGCGGCGTTATCGAGCGGCCTTTCCCGCGGCCTATCGCGAGGACTACACGGCGCGCCATGCGGTGCACGACATCGCTCGGATCGAGGCGGCAGCGGCCGGCGGCCACATCGAGCTGCACCTGGCCAACGTCGGGGGTCTCGCTGTCCCACCCGGTTGTCGGCTACGTCCAGGAGCCCGCGGATGA
- a CDS encoding transcriptional regulator — protein MDIKPIKTDADYRAALKEIESLMMAETDTPEGERLDVLVTLVEAYEKRHFPLDLPDPVEAIKFRMDQMGLSPKDLEPMIGRLNRVYEVLNHKRPLTLKMIWKLHRGLGIPAESLIKQPEEFRVA, from the coding sequence ATGGACATCAAACCGATCAAAACCGATGCCGACTACCGGGCAGCCCTGAAGGAGATCGAGTCGCTCATGATGGCCGAGACCGACACCCCGGAAGGCGAACGTCTCGACGTCCTGGTGACTCTGGTGGAGGCCTACGAGAAGAGGCATTTCCCACTGGATCTTCCGGATCCGGTCGAGGCGATTAAGTTCCGCATGGACCAGATGGGTCTCTCCCCCAAGGATCTGGAACCCATGATCGGACGCCTGAACCGGGTGTACGAGGTTCTGAACCACAAGCGGCCGCTGACGCTGAAGATGATCTGGAAGCTGCATAGGGGGCTTGGCATCCCGGCCGAGAGCTTGATCAAACAGCCAGAGGAGTTCCGCGTCGCATGA
- a CDS encoding type II toxin-antitoxin system HigB family toxin — MRIIALSRLKAFWEDNPAYADAEQPGLTWYRYALKADWASPADVKAEFRNASILRDGRVAFNIAGNKYRVVVWINYAYRVVYVRFIGTHAQYDEIDAQTI; from the coding sequence GTGCGAATCATCGCCCTCTCGAGACTCAAGGCATTCTGGGAAGACAACCCGGCCTACGCGGATGCCGAGCAGCCTGGGCTGACGTGGTATCGGTACGCGCTCAAGGCCGACTGGGCATCTCCGGCGGACGTGAAAGCCGAGTTCCGGAACGCAAGCATCCTGAGGGACGGACGCGTGGCGTTCAACATCGCTGGCAACAAGTACCGGGTGGTGGTATGGATCAACTACGCGTACCGGGTGGTCTACGTGCGGTTCATCGGAACCCACGCTCAGTACGACGAGATCGACGCGCAGACGATTTGA